The Streptomyces sp. 840.1 genome contains a region encoding:
- the fabG gene encoding 3-oxoacyl-ACP reductase FabG, giving the protein MADNDPVALITGATSGIGLAVARQLGRSGHRVFLCARTELDVKQTVEDLRDEGLEADGLAADVRSRESVAALVSAAVATYGRVDVLVNNAGRSGGGVTADITDELWHDVIDTNLNSVFLVTREVLKNGGLTGTGRGRIINIASTAGKQGVLLGAPYSASKHGVVGFTKALGRELAPSGVTVNAVCPGYVETPMAQRVRQGYAAAWDTTEDVVQEQFEAKIPLGRYSTPEEVAGLVGYLASASAASITAQALNVCGGLGNF; this is encoded by the coding sequence GTGGCCGACAACGACCCCGTAGCCCTGATCACAGGAGCCACCAGCGGCATCGGACTGGCGGTGGCCCGTCAGCTCGGCCGGTCCGGGCACCGCGTCTTCCTGTGCGCACGCACCGAACTGGACGTCAAGCAGACCGTCGAGGACCTCCGGGACGAGGGCCTGGAGGCCGACGGACTGGCGGCCGACGTCCGCTCCCGGGAGTCCGTGGCCGCGCTCGTGAGCGCCGCCGTCGCGACGTACGGACGTGTCGACGTGCTGGTCAACAACGCCGGGCGCAGCGGCGGCGGCGTGACCGCCGACATCACCGACGAGCTCTGGCACGACGTCATCGACACCAACCTCAACAGCGTGTTCCTGGTGACGCGCGAGGTGCTGAAAAACGGCGGCCTCACGGGCACCGGACGCGGGCGGATCATCAACATCGCCTCGACGGCCGGCAAGCAGGGCGTGCTGCTCGGCGCCCCGTACAGCGCCTCCAAGCACGGGGTCGTCGGCTTCACCAAGGCGCTGGGCAGGGAGCTGGCCCCCTCGGGCGTCACGGTCAACGCGGTCTGCCCCGGCTACGTCGAGACGCCGATGGCGCAGCGGGTGCGTCAGGGGTACGCGGCGGCCTGGGACACCACCGAGGACGTCGTGCAGGAGCAGTTCGAGGCGAAGATTCCGCTCGGCCGCTACTCCACCCCGGAAGAGGTCGCGGGACTGGTCGGCTATCTGGCCTCCGCATCCGCCGCATCGATCACCGCACAGGCGCTCAACGTCTGTGGCGGACTTGGCAATTTCTGA
- a CDS encoding class I adenylate-forming enzyme family protein: MPNFAFPDLPLDGLLRSAAVRDPDGIAVRTTDTALAFGELDTLTDRVAAWLQRENGGRTGVRTGVAHVLDPVFVATYYGTVRSGATAVLVNPLMGETGLRHVFATAGVEVAFVPAATAELLTKLRGVLPRLRTIVVTDAPDGVTPGDTVSLHMELESAPQACGHRPSDPGSIACIQFTTGTTGRPKGVLLTHRNLVANAKQTALAHGLGPASVTLNHLPLYHVMHLNSAVYAGSCQVLCQDPDPFASLAAAAEADATHYYGLPARLHRLATDERLAAAPGPPPGGARLTAVLSGGSGLRPQAARALRDRLGVPVIQGYGMAELSPLTHCQRPERYRTGEVGGTVPGTECRLVDVDSRTPVEVWSTGEVQVRGPQLMAGYLGDAQPSRIDEDGWFSTGDVGYLDDDGELRLVDRLDDIFKYDNEIVSPSQVERVIGEDPRVADCIVADWPDDVHGGLVWAGIVLREDPVGADAGPAPGHPGSGRAPGPDVLASVTERANERLAHFERIRLTEALEAVPRTPTGKPERRALRQRLKTRAAA, from the coding sequence ATGCCGAACTTTGCCTTTCCGGACCTTCCGCTGGACGGCCTGCTGCGCAGTGCGGCGGTGCGCGACCCCGACGGCATCGCCGTGCGGACCACGGACACGGCCCTGGCCTTCGGCGAGCTGGACACGCTGACCGATCGCGTCGCCGCCTGGCTGCAGCGGGAGAACGGGGGCCGGACCGGTGTGCGTACCGGCGTCGCCCATGTCCTGGACCCGGTCTTCGTCGCCACCTACTACGGCACGGTCCGCAGCGGTGCGACGGCGGTGCTGGTCAACCCGCTGATGGGGGAGACCGGGCTGCGGCACGTCTTCGCCACCGCCGGGGTGGAGGTGGCGTTCGTCCCCGCCGCCACCGCCGAACTGCTCACCAAGCTGCGCGGCGTGCTGCCCCGGCTCCGCACGATCGTGGTGACCGACGCACCGGACGGGGTGACACCGGGCGACACGGTCTCGCTGCACATGGAACTGGAGTCGGCCCCGCAGGCCTGCGGACACCGCCCGTCCGACCCTGGCTCGATCGCCTGCATCCAGTTCACCACCGGCACCACCGGCCGCCCCAAGGGCGTCCTGCTGACCCACCGCAACCTGGTCGCCAACGCCAAGCAGACCGCCCTCGCGCACGGACTCGGCCCGGCCTCCGTCACCCTCAACCATCTGCCGCTGTACCACGTCATGCATCTCAACTCAGCGGTGTACGCCGGGTCGTGCCAGGTGCTCTGCCAGGACCCCGATCCGTTCGCCTCGCTCGCCGCGGCCGCCGAGGCCGACGCCACCCACTACTACGGACTCCCCGCCCGGCTGCACCGCCTCGCCACCGACGAACGCCTGGCCGCCGCCCCCGGGCCCCCGCCCGGCGGCGCCCGGCTGACGGCCGTGCTCTCCGGCGGCTCCGGGCTGCGTCCCCAGGCGGCGCGCGCCCTGCGCGACCGGCTCGGCGTCCCCGTCATCCAGGGCTACGGCATGGCCGAGCTCTCCCCGCTCACGCACTGCCAGCGGCCCGAGCGCTACCGGACGGGTGAGGTCGGCGGGACCGTCCCCGGGACCGAGTGCCGTCTCGTCGACGTGGACTCCCGCACCCCGGTCGAGGTCTGGTCCACCGGAGAGGTCCAGGTCAGAGGCCCGCAGCTGATGGCCGGCTACCTCGGTGACGCACAGCCGTCCCGGATCGACGAGGACGGCTGGTTCTCCACCGGCGACGTCGGCTACCTCGACGACGACGGGGAGCTGCGCCTGGTGGACCGGCTCGACGACATCTTCAAGTACGACAACGAGATCGTCTCGCCGAGCCAGGTCGAACGGGTCATCGGCGAGGACCCGCGGGTCGCCGACTGCATCGTCGCCGACTGGCCCGACGACGTGCACGGCGGCCTCGTCTGGGCCGGGATCGTGCTGCGTGAGGACCCCGTCGGCGCGGACGCCGGACCCGCGCCCGGACACCCGGGATCCGGGCGCGCCCCGGGGCCCGACGTCCTCGCATCGGTCACCGAACGCGCCAACGAGCGGCTCGCGCACTTCGAACGGATCCGCCTGACCGAGGCGCTGGAGGCGGTGCCCCGCACCCCCACCGGAAAGCCCGAACGACGCGCGCTGCGGCAGCGGCTGAAGACACGCGCCGCCGCATGA
- a CDS encoding aromatase/cyclase, whose protein sequence is MSSERVYRTAHSVEVAAPAGVAYGLISNAVQWPLFLPPNVHVERLDFDGRNERLRMWATANGQVRSWISRRVQDPQARRITFRQQHPQAPVETMNGTWTVEERPGGTSVLTLLHDFTVTGDRPEDAAWVERAIDTNSGAELDHVKRLAERWSRLDELVLSFEDAVRVKGPAELVYDFLYRVSDWPELVPHVARLELTEDTPGVQVMAMDTRTADGSTHTTESVRVCFPQAGRIVYKQTTTPALMDAHTGEWSVLPDETGVTVISQHSVVLREEAIESVLGAGADLAQARRFVREALGRNSTATLNLAKRHAESAIRVL, encoded by the coding sequence GTGTCGAGTGAGCGTGTGTACCGCACGGCGCATTCGGTCGAGGTGGCCGCACCGGCGGGGGTCGCGTACGGGCTGATCTCGAACGCGGTGCAGTGGCCGCTGTTCCTCCCGCCGAACGTCCATGTGGAGCGGCTGGACTTCGACGGGCGCAACGAACGGCTGCGGATGTGGGCCACGGCCAACGGGCAGGTCCGGTCCTGGATCTCCCGGCGCGTGCAGGACCCGCAGGCGCGGCGGATCACCTTCCGCCAGCAGCATCCGCAGGCCCCGGTCGAGACGATGAACGGGACCTGGACCGTCGAGGAGCGGCCGGGCGGCACCAGTGTGCTGACTCTGCTGCACGACTTCACGGTGACCGGTGACCGGCCCGAGGACGCGGCGTGGGTGGAGCGGGCGATCGACACCAACTCGGGCGCGGAGCTGGACCATGTGAAGCGGCTGGCCGAGCGCTGGTCCCGGCTCGACGAACTCGTCCTGTCCTTCGAGGACGCCGTACGGGTCAAGGGCCCGGCCGAGCTGGTCTACGACTTCCTGTACCGGGTGAGCGACTGGCCGGAGCTCGTTCCGCACGTGGCCCGCCTCGAACTGACGGAGGACACCCCCGGCGTCCAGGTCATGGCGATGGACACCCGCACCGCGGACGGCTCGACCCACACCACGGAGTCGGTACGGGTCTGCTTCCCGCAGGCGGGCCGTATCGTCTACAAGCAGACCACCACCCCCGCGCTGATGGACGCGCACACCGGTGAGTGGTCGGTGCTGCCCGACGAGACCGGCGTGACGGTCATCTCCCAGCACAGTGTGGTGCTGCGCGAGGAGGCCATCGAGAGCGTGCTCGGTGCGGGCGCCGACCTGGCACAGGCCCGCCGCTTCGTACGCGAGGCGCTCGGCCGGAACTCGACGGCCACCCTCAACCTGGCCAAACGCCATGCGGAGTCCGCGATCCGCGTGCTGTGA
- a CDS encoding nuclear transport factor 2 family protein: MTTYATEPRLGTDRTALYVEVQQFYARQVRLLDDLRAEEFAATFTEDGVFATSPGIPPVHGREAIAAALHTAHTRRFGTEPVRCRHWHNMLRVDPGPDGTLVTHYYTLVVVSRPWDPAPVIAPSGVVEDVLVYEDGELRTRERRVTPDHQSF, from the coding sequence ATGACGACGTACGCGACCGAGCCGCGGCTCGGCACCGACCGGACCGCGCTCTACGTGGAGGTCCAGCAGTTCTACGCCCGGCAGGTCCGGCTGCTGGACGATCTGCGGGCGGAGGAGTTCGCCGCCACGTTCACCGAGGACGGGGTGTTCGCAACGTCACCCGGTATCCCGCCGGTGCACGGCCGCGAGGCCATCGCGGCGGCGCTGCACACCGCGCACACCCGGCGCTTCGGCACCGAGCCCGTGCGGTGCCGGCACTGGCACAACATGCTGCGCGTGGACCCCGGACCGGACGGCACCCTGGTCACGCACTACTACACGCTGGTGGTGGTCAGCCGCCCCTGGGACCCGGCGCCGGTCATCGCGCCGAGCGGTGTGGTGGAGGACGTGCTGGTGTACGAGGACGGGGAGCTGCGCACGCGTGAGCGGCGCGTCACCCCCGACCACCAGTCGTTCTGA
- a CDS encoding FAD-dependent oxidoreductase, producing the protein MTAGRPDAIVAGAGPVGLTAAHELARRGLRVRLIDAAAGPARTSRAVATHPRTLETYDQMGIVDDMLVRGRRNRAFTMYAEGRRLVRLEADYATMPTSYPYTLVIGQTETEEVLREAVARLGVEVEWGVRLTGFEQDPDSVRVTLSGPDGTEESVETSWLVGCDGGHSTVRKLLGLELLGGAGETWMLADAPVATDLPPDTIYWAHTGGHALMMVPYAREGHWRLLDTAPVGRGTDPRPVEERLTEKLTAGLGRPVRVGESEWTSVFTFQQRMVERMREGRVLVAGDAAHVHSPASGQGMNTGIQEAYNLGWKLAMVEHGHAGPELLDTYGQERVPIGRALLGSTRAATFLVQLKNMFASVALPVVFTFVRNVTPLRRAVQRKVLGGMSGLRIGYGDSPLTTADASRRRRGAGPAPVPGPGERIAQAPVHDPDDSGCAGLRAELRDPRWSLLLAAGGTGPGDVPVGVAVTAAAQYSEWLSVRTVGGTGPDGPAPLADPDGRLRAALGLAPGNWLLVRPDGYTAARAGALTRAALGRALAPLRPARPLADEARTEPGLALPAPTHRLKEH; encoded by the coding sequence ATGACCGCCGGCCGGCCCGACGCGATCGTCGCGGGCGCCGGACCCGTCGGCCTGACCGCCGCCCACGAACTGGCCCGCAGGGGCCTGCGGGTACGGCTCATCGACGCCGCCGCCGGCCCCGCCCGCACCAGCAGGGCCGTGGCCACGCACCCGCGCACCCTGGAGACGTACGACCAGATGGGCATCGTCGACGACATGCTCGTACGGGGCCGCCGCAACCGCGCGTTCACCATGTACGCCGAAGGGCGCCGGCTGGTGCGGCTGGAGGCCGACTACGCCACCATGCCGACTTCGTACCCGTACACCCTCGTCATCGGCCAGACCGAGACGGAAGAGGTGCTGCGCGAGGCCGTGGCCCGTCTCGGTGTCGAGGTCGAGTGGGGGGTGCGCCTCACCGGCTTCGAGCAGGACCCCGATTCGGTGCGGGTGACCCTGAGCGGGCCGGACGGCACCGAGGAGAGCGTGGAGACGTCCTGGCTCGTGGGCTGCGACGGAGGCCACAGCACCGTACGCAAACTGCTCGGACTCGAACTGCTCGGCGGGGCCGGGGAGACCTGGATGCTCGCCGACGCACCGGTCGCCACCGACCTGCCGCCCGACACCATCTACTGGGCCCACACCGGCGGACACGCGCTGATGATGGTGCCCTACGCCCGGGAGGGGCACTGGCGGCTGCTGGACACCGCACCCGTCGGGCGGGGCACCGACCCGCGCCCCGTCGAGGAGCGGCTGACCGAGAAGCTGACGGCCGGGCTCGGCCGCCCGGTCCGGGTCGGGGAGAGCGAGTGGACCTCGGTCTTCACCTTCCAGCAGCGGATGGTGGAGCGGATGCGCGAGGGCCGCGTCCTCGTCGCCGGGGACGCCGCGCACGTGCACAGCCCCGCCTCCGGACAGGGCATGAACACCGGCATCCAGGAGGCGTACAACCTCGGCTGGAAGCTGGCCATGGTCGAGCACGGCCACGCGGGCCCGGAACTCCTGGACACCTACGGCCAGGAACGGGTGCCCATCGGCCGGGCGCTGCTCGGCTCCACCCGGGCCGCCACCTTCCTCGTCCAGCTGAAGAACATGTTCGCCTCCGTGGCGCTGCCCGTCGTCTTCACCTTCGTGCGCAACGTGACCCCGCTGCGCCGCGCTGTTCAGCGCAAGGTGCTCGGCGGCATGTCCGGGCTGCGCATCGGCTACGGCGACTCGCCCCTGACCACCGCAGACGCCTCCCGTCGCAGGCGCGGCGCCGGTCCCGCCCCGGTACCCGGACCCGGCGAGCGGATCGCGCAGGCCCCGGTCCACGACCCGGACGACTCCGGCTGCGCGGGACTGCGCGCCGAACTCCGCGACCCCCGCTGGTCCCTGCTGCTCGCTGCGGGCGGCACCGGGCCCGGCGACGTCCCGGTGGGCGTGGCCGTCACGGCCGCCGCCCAGTACTCCGAGTGGCTGTCGGTGCGCACCGTCGGCGGCACCGGCCCCGACGGGCCCGCCCCGCTCGCCGACCCGGACGGACGGCTGCGCGCGGCACTCGGCCTGGCGCCGGGCAACTGGCTGCTGGTGCGCCCCGACGGCTACACCGCCGCGCGCGCCGGCGCCCTGACCCGGGCTGCCCTGGGCCGGGCGCTCGCCCCGCTGCGGCCGGCCCGGCCGCTCGCCGACGAGGCCAGGACCGAACCGGGACTCGCCCTCCCCGCCCCCACCCACCGGCTGAAGGAGCACTGA
- a CDS encoding acyl carrier protein produces the protein MSTDNRARIAEYLSRFFPVQDLKADDDIFALGFVSSVFAMRLVSFVEHEFGITVENEDLELEYFCSIAALDAFVARKLSVPVPVAG, from the coding sequence ATGAGCACGGACAACAGAGCCCGGATCGCGGAATACCTGTCCCGTTTCTTCCCGGTTCAGGACCTGAAGGCGGACGACGACATCTTCGCGCTCGGCTTCGTCAGCTCGGTGTTCGCGATGCGGCTCGTCTCCTTCGTGGAGCACGAGTTCGGCATCACCGTCGAGAACGAGGACCTGGAGCTGGAGTACTTCTGCTCCATCGCCGCCCTCGACGCGTTCGTCGCACGCAAGCTGTCCGTCCCGGTCCCGGTCGCGGGGTAG
- a CDS encoding acyl carrier protein codes for MDRLELTELTTLLRACAGEGEGIDLDGDVLDTLFLDLGYDSLALLQTTGVIERDYDVLLDEEALDDAETPRQYLDLVNRALAARIAA; via the coding sequence GTGGACCGGCTGGAGCTCACCGAACTGACCACCCTGCTGCGCGCCTGCGCGGGCGAGGGGGAGGGCATCGACCTGGACGGCGACGTACTGGACACGCTCTTCCTCGACCTGGGCTACGACTCGCTCGCCCTCCTGCAGACCACCGGCGTGATCGAGCGCGACTACGACGTGCTGCTGGACGAGGAGGCTCTGGACGACGCCGAGACCCCGCGCCAGTACCTCGACCTGGTCAACCGTGCCCTGGCCGCCCGGATCGCCGCCTGA
- a CDS encoding ketosynthase chain-length factor has protein sequence MTAVAPEDAGLIGVRGVEAAVTGIGVVAPGGVGAEQWWAAVLRGENAIGPVTRFDASGYPARLAGEVTGFVDADHVASRLLPQTDRVTRFSLAAAAEALGDAGLDPARLPDYAVGVVTANGSGGFAFGQHELQALWSKGSRHVGAYQSFAWFYAANSGQISIRHGLRGPSGVIVSEQAGGLDAVAQARRQLRKGIRAVVTGGVDSALCPWGWTAHLADGALSTVDDPGRAYLPFDAEASGHVVGEGGALFVLEDGDAARGRGATVHGTIAGCAATFDPAPGTGEPRLRAAAELALADAGVTPGDIDVVFADGAGERNADRAEAQALAALFGPNGVPVTAPKSMTGRLSAGGSALDLAAALLALRDQVIPPTTGTARVDADCPVDLVTGSPRPAVLRTALVLARGRGGFNAATVVRAAR, from the coding sequence ATGACCGCCGTGGCCCCCGAGGACGCCGGGCTGATCGGTGTCCGGGGCGTGGAGGCGGCCGTCACCGGCATCGGTGTCGTCGCGCCCGGCGGCGTCGGCGCCGAACAGTGGTGGGCGGCGGTGCTGCGGGGCGAGAACGCCATCGGGCCCGTCACCCGCTTCGACGCCTCCGGCTATCCCGCGCGCCTGGCCGGGGAGGTGACCGGGTTCGTCGACGCGGACCACGTCGCGAGCCGGCTGCTGCCCCAGACCGACCGGGTGACCCGGTTCTCGCTCGCCGCGGCGGCCGAGGCCCTGGGCGACGCGGGCCTCGACCCGGCCCGGCTGCCCGACTACGCGGTGGGCGTGGTCACCGCCAACGGCAGCGGCGGTTTCGCGTTCGGCCAGCACGAACTCCAGGCGCTGTGGAGCAAGGGCAGCCGGCACGTCGGGGCCTACCAGTCGTTCGCCTGGTTCTACGCCGCCAACTCCGGCCAGATCTCCATCCGGCACGGGCTGCGCGGCCCCAGCGGAGTCATCGTCTCCGAGCAGGCGGGCGGCCTCGACGCCGTCGCCCAGGCCCGCCGCCAGTTGCGCAAGGGGATACGGGCCGTGGTCACCGGCGGAGTCGACTCGGCGCTCTGCCCCTGGGGCTGGACGGCCCATCTGGCCGACGGCGCACTGAGTACCGTCGACGATCCCGGCCGCGCCTATCTGCCCTTCGACGCCGAGGCCTCGGGCCATGTCGTCGGCGAGGGCGGCGCCCTGTTCGTCCTTGAGGACGGGGACGCCGCGCGCGGTCGCGGCGCCACCGTCCACGGCACGATCGCGGGCTGCGCCGCCACCTTCGACCCGGCGCCCGGCACCGGGGAGCCCCGGCTGCGGGCCGCCGCCGAACTGGCCCTGGCGGACGCCGGTGTCACCCCGGGCGACATCGACGTCGTCTTCGCCGACGGGGCGGGCGAACGAAACGCCGACCGGGCCGAAGCACAGGCGCTGGCCGCGCTGTTCGGCCCGAACGGGGTGCCGGTCACCGCACCCAAGTCGATGACCGGCCGGCTCTCGGCGGGCGGCTCCGCCCTCGACCTGGCGGCCGCCCTGCTCGCCCTGCGCGACCAGGTGATCCCCCCGACGACCGGCACCGCCCGGGTCGACGCGGACTGCCCCGTCGACCTGGTGACCGGCAGTCCGCGCCCGGCCGTGCTGCGCACCGCACTGGTACTGGCCCGGGGCCGGGGCGGCTTCAACGCGGCCACCGTGGTGCGCGCCGCGCGCTGA
- a CDS encoding nuclear transport factor 2 family protein, with protein sequence MTTEMLSRTRVATTPDTAAVFEAPTEVLGEAEFGVLYAHIQQFYGRQMQLFDRHEAERWAGTFTEDAVFDVPTLDEPVRGRLALASNVRRNQAQQARSGERFRHWIGMLDLRPQADGTLHTRCYALVYVTPGQGGSAVHRVCVMEDVLVRSRGKWRTRHRVVTRDDLG encoded by the coding sequence ATGACCACCGAGATGCTCAGCCGCACCCGAGTCGCCACCACACCCGACACCGCAGCCGTCTTCGAGGCACCCACAGAGGTGCTCGGCGAGGCGGAGTTCGGCGTCCTGTACGCGCACATCCAGCAGTTCTACGGACGCCAGATGCAGCTCTTCGACCGGCACGAGGCCGAGCGCTGGGCGGGAACCTTCACCGAGGACGCCGTCTTCGACGTACCCACACTGGACGAGCCGGTGCGCGGACGCCTCGCTCTGGCGTCGAACGTGCGGCGCAACCAGGCCCAGCAGGCCCGCAGCGGGGAACGGTTCAGGCACTGGATCGGCATGCTCGACCTGCGGCCGCAGGCCGACGGGACGCTGCACACGCGCTGCTACGCGCTGGTGTACGTGACACCCGGCCAGGGCGGTTCGGCGGTGCACCGGGTGTGTGTCATGGAGGACGTGCTCGTCCGCTCGCGGGGCAAGTGGCGCACCCGCCACCGCGTCGTGACCCGCGACGACCTCGGCTGA
- a CDS encoding beta-ketoacyl synthase, with amino-acid sequence MRRAVITGIGVVAPGGVGTKAFWSLLTEGRTATRRITLFDASSFRSQIAAEADFDPADHGFGPQEARRLDRAAQFALVAAREAVADSGLSAGLRAERTGVTLGTAVGCSSGLDESYAHVSEHGSHWLLDHTRAEPRLTDYLVPSSIAAEVARDVGAQGPVAVVSTGCTSGLDSLGHAVELIREGSADVMVAGAAEAPVTPITLASFDAIRATSPRNDEPETASRPFDRSRNGFVLGEGSAVLILEEYGHALRRGAHVYAEIAGFASRSNAYHMTGLRLDGHEMAEAIRTALDEARIDGAHVDYVNAHGSGTKQNDKHETAAFKRSLGEHAHRVPVSSIKSMIGHSLGAIGSLEIAASALAIEHGVVPPTANLHDPDPACDLDYTPLVAREQRTETVLSVGSGFGGFQSAMVLTTRRLGVAA; translated from the coding sequence ATGAGACGCGCCGTCATCACCGGGATAGGGGTGGTCGCCCCCGGCGGGGTCGGCACCAAGGCGTTCTGGTCACTGCTGACCGAGGGCCGCACCGCGACCCGCCGCATCACCCTCTTCGACGCCTCCTCGTTCCGCTCGCAGATCGCGGCCGAGGCCGACTTCGACCCGGCCGACCACGGCTTCGGCCCGCAGGAGGCACGACGCCTGGACCGTGCGGCCCAGTTCGCGCTCGTCGCCGCCCGTGAGGCCGTCGCCGACAGCGGACTGTCAGCGGGGCTACGGGCCGAACGTACCGGGGTCACCCTGGGCACCGCCGTCGGCTGCAGCAGCGGACTCGACGAGAGCTACGCGCACGTCAGCGAGCACGGCAGCCACTGGCTGCTGGACCACACCCGGGCCGAGCCGAGGCTCACCGACTACCTCGTGCCCAGCTCCATCGCCGCCGAGGTGGCGCGTGACGTCGGCGCACAGGGGCCCGTCGCGGTCGTCTCCACGGGCTGCACCTCCGGCCTGGACTCGCTCGGCCACGCCGTCGAGCTCATCCGCGAGGGCAGTGCCGACGTGATGGTGGCGGGCGCCGCGGAGGCACCGGTCACCCCGATCACCCTGGCGTCCTTCGACGCGATCCGCGCCACCTCCCCGCGCAACGACGAGCCGGAGACCGCCTCCCGCCCCTTCGACCGCAGCCGTAACGGCTTCGTGCTCGGCGAGGGCAGCGCGGTGCTGATCCTGGAGGAGTACGGGCACGCCCTGCGGCGCGGCGCCCATGTGTACGCCGAGATCGCGGGCTTCGCGAGCCGGTCCAACGCGTACCACATGACGGGACTGCGCCTGGACGGGCACGAGATGGCCGAGGCGATCAGGACCGCCCTCGACGAGGCACGGATCGACGGCGCGCACGTCGACTACGTCAACGCCCACGGATCGGGCACCAAGCAGAACGACAAGCACGAGACGGCGGCGTTCAAGCGCAGCCTGGGCGAGCACGCCCACCGGGTGCCGGTCAGCTCGATCAAGTCGATGATCGGTCACTCGCTCGGCGCGATCGGTTCCCTGGAGATCGCCGCCAGCGCCCTGGCCATCGAGCACGGAGTCGTGCCGCCGACGGCCAATCTGCACGATCCGGATCCCGCCTGCGACCTCGACTACACACCGCTGGTCGCACGGGAGCAGCGCACCGAGACGGTGCTCAGCGTCGGCAGCGGATTCGGCGGCTTCCAGAGCGCGATGGTGCTGACCACCCGCCGGCTGGGGGTGGCCGCATGA
- a CDS encoding MBL fold metallo-hydrolase, translating into MNVSHTRPAAQAAAPRLTELADGVFAYVQPDGGWCLNNAGVIVDGGTGLLVDTVATEARARRLRAEALRVAGGPPRLVVSTHFHGDHTFGNFVFPEAVVIGHERARADIAAAGLHMAGLWPDVCWGDLEVVPPSITYSDRMTLYAGALRAELIHPGTAHTTGDTVVWLPEQRVVFTGDLVMSGVTPFCPMGSVAGSLAALRTLRTLGARTVVPGHGPVGGPGLLDDNEGYLLRLQQLARDGVAARLTPLQVAREAGPGAYADLLDAERLVPNLHRAYAEELGAAPGDPLDIPALFREMSEHHGGRPACHA; encoded by the coding sequence CTGAACGTGTCACACACCCGCCCCGCCGCGCAGGCGGCGGCGCCCCGGCTCACGGAGCTCGCCGACGGCGTCTTCGCCTACGTCCAGCCGGACGGCGGCTGGTGCCTCAACAACGCCGGAGTGATCGTCGACGGCGGCACCGGCCTGCTCGTCGACACCGTCGCCACCGAGGCACGGGCCAGACGGCTGCGCGCCGAGGCGCTGCGGGTCGCGGGCGGCCCGCCGCGTCTGGTGGTCAGCACCCACTTCCACGGCGACCACACCTTCGGCAACTTCGTCTTCCCCGAGGCCGTCGTCATCGGCCACGAACGGGCGCGCGCCGACATCGCGGCGGCCGGGCTGCACATGGCCGGGCTGTGGCCCGACGTGTGCTGGGGCGACCTGGAGGTGGTGCCCCCGAGCATCACCTACAGCGACCGCATGACGCTGTACGCGGGTGCCCTGCGGGCCGAACTGATCCACCCGGGGACCGCGCACACCACCGGCGACACCGTCGTGTGGCTGCCCGAGCAGCGGGTGGTGTTCACCGGCGACCTGGTCATGTCGGGCGTCACGCCGTTCTGCCCGATGGGTTCGGTCGCCGGCTCCCTGGCCGCGCTGCGGACCCTGCGCACACTCGGCGCCCGTACGGTCGTGCCGGGCCACGGACCGGTGGGCGGCCCAGGCCTGCTGGACGACAACGAGGGGTACCTGCTGCGCCTCCAGCAGCTCGCCAGGGACGGGGTGGCCGCCCGGCTCACCCCGCTCCAGGTCGCGCGCGAGGCGGGCCCCGGCGCGTACGCCGATCTGCTGGACGCCGAGCGGCTGGTGCCCAACCTGCACCGCGCCTACGCGGAGGAGCTCGGCGCGGCGCCCGGCGATCCGCTGGACATTCCCGCGCTGTTCCGCGAGATGTCCGAACACCACGGCGGGCGGCCGGCCTGCCACGCCTGA